The DNA region AATGGTGTCCTACTCTATATGTAAGAGCCTGAAAAAGAGAATACACAAATAAGAAAGATACATTGGCCTGCTTTTAAAGCTTTTGATACGAGACAATAACAGATAGTCTTGTCAAAATTCCTCAAAATATGACTTGAAAAGTTATCACTTCACTTCTATTAGAACTGGTCTCTCTTCACTGATTGCCATTTCACGAGCAGCTTGAACAGCATTATAAATGGCCAGGGCGTCGTTGCCATCTACTCGAATGCTGCGGACTCCATATGCCTGTCCTTTCACGACAACACCATCACCTATGCATGAACAGAAGAAACCCAGAACAACATGGCTAAGGTTTACATTGAATGTGCAATGACATTGCCAGAAAGTAGAAACCTAACCAAAGATGCAATATTGAAATAAGAGGGGAAAATTTTACTTCGAAATTGATCCGAAGTTGGGGTGCTGATAGCCCATCCATTGTTTCGGCACAGGAAAATAACTGGCGCCTCCATAACTGCTGCAAAATTTAAGGCAGCATGGAAATCTCCCTGGTGTTACAGAATGCATTAGAATTTACAAGGTGAAAGCACTTCACTTTACACTAATTATTGCAAATGAAACCACATATTTACTGAGATATCTGGTTGCAACAGAAATAAAATCATAGTAAGCACTCCTCGCAAACATTCAATGAAACTCGCATTATTTGAAttcctttaataaaattttcaagaatAAAACTTATGGTTTAGACCCATGCTGGGTTTAAATGCTACAGAACTTCCTATTGCAGTAAAAGGAGAAATCGCCTGTGGTTAAGACAACTGTATAATTACCTCACTTGAGCCACCATCACCAAAGTAAGTGATAGAACATGCATCTTTTTTGTCCATCTTTAAAGAATATGCAGCTCCAACAGCATGGGGAACTTGTGTGCTGTAAATATGGTTAAACATTGTATTTTATGCACCATTAGACTGTTAACCGCTAAAACACAcacccaaaaaacaaaaaattgtgcCTGTAAATGGAAGCCTTCAATACTTACGCAACAGTTGATGCTACAGTAAAGTAATTATGCTTGTTGGACCCATAATGTATTGGCATTTGCCGTCCTTTTCCATTGTCATATTTATTGGAAAAACACTGGTGTGCAATTTCTTGCAATGTGAAACCACGCCATAACAGGGGTCCTGGTTCCCTATACTGCATATAGGATAACATTTACAGTTACATTATTTCGAATCATTAGGCCTCTCCTAAAATTCTGATAACTAAGATGATAACTGCATAACTAGAGCCTAAGATGCTTGATTTCCAATTATGCTTTTAACCTGAGGGAAAATAACATCATCCCTAGTAAGAGCTGCAGCTGATGCAATATTTATTGCCTCTTCTCCAATGGTCGTTGCATAAAAAGATATTCTGCCCTGCCTTTGCGCTTCATAGAAAATGGTGTCCATAATTTGTAGTGTAACCATGTTACTGTACATCCTTACAGCAACTTCCTCACTAACCTAACATCAATGAAATTCATCAATTTCGTTTTCAAATTTTTCCATTAGGAAAATGCATGAACAATGGAATGGTGGATCAGTTTAAAACCTGGACAAAATTATTGGCCAGAGGCTGTCCATCGTCGTCGAGGACACGGTAGCAGGGTATTCTCTGTGGAGATGATTCAGATATAAATCTCATTTCCGGGATGAACTTCACTGTTCCTCCAGGAAAATCGATAACCTGCTGTATCCAGTTATGCAAACATGCATATAAATTAAGCAGCGCATCACTGCAGTTACAGATTTCAAACCAGAGAGAGTAAAGGCTGAATTCACACTAGTTAtatattggaatttggaaatatgAAATTATCAATTATGTGGTGCAGTACTACTTCAGTTTATTACATTTGGTGTCATATATCCCAA from Arachis hypogaea cultivar Tifrunner chromosome 10, arahy.Tifrunner.gnm2.J5K5, whole genome shotgun sequence includes:
- the LOC112715939 gene encoding 2-oxoisovalerate dehydrogenase subunit alpha 2, mitochondrial isoform X3, which gives rise to MRFISESSPQRIPCYRVLDDDGQPLANNFVQVSEEVAVRMYSNMVTLQIMDTIFYEAQRQGRISFYATTIGEEAINIASAAALTRDDVIFPQYREPGPLLWRGFTLQEIAHQCFSNKYDNGKGRQMPIHYGSNKHNYFTVASTVATQVPHAVGAAYSLKMDKKDACSITYFGDGGSSEGDFHAALNFAAVMEAPVIFLCRNNGWAISTPTSDQFRSDGVVVKGQAYGVRSIRVDGNDALAIYNAVQAAREMAISEERPVLIEALTYRVGHHSTSDDSTKYRPANEIEWWRLARDPVARFRKWIERNGWWNDMAESELRNSLRQQLLHSIQVAENIEKPPIEDIFNDVYDVPPSNLREQEQWVKDTIKKHPLDYPENISA
- the LOC112715939 gene encoding 2-oxoisovalerate dehydrogenase subunit alpha 2, mitochondrial isoform X2 — translated: MLTSDALLNLYACLHNWIQQVIDFPGGTVKFIPEMRFISESSPQRIPCYRVLDDDGQPLANNFVQVSEEVAVRMYSNMVTLQIMDTIFYEAQRQGRISFYATTIGEEAINIASAAALTRDDVIFPQYREPGPLLWRGFTLQEIAHQCFSNKYDNGKGRQMPIHYGSNKHNYFTVASTVATQVPHAVGAAYSLKMDKKDACSITYFGDGGSSEGDFHAALNFAAVMEAPVIFLCRNNGWAISTPTSDQFRSDGVVVKGQAYGVRSIRVDGNDALAIYNAVQAAREMAISEERPVLIEALTYRVGHHSTSDDSTKYRPANEIEWWRLARDPVARFRKWIERNGWWNDMAESELRNSLRQQLLHSIQVAENIEKPPIEDIFNDVYDVPPSNLREQEQWVKDTIKKHPLDYPENISA
- the LOC112715939 gene encoding 2-oxoisovalerate dehydrogenase subunit alpha 2, mitochondrial isoform X1 produces the protein MPIGCVDGLHFFVSEINPQSQVIDFPGGTVKFIPEMRFISESSPQRIPCYRVLDDDGQPLANNFVQVSEEVAVRMYSNMVTLQIMDTIFYEAQRQGRISFYATTIGEEAINIASAAALTRDDVIFPQYREPGPLLWRGFTLQEIAHQCFSNKYDNGKGRQMPIHYGSNKHNYFTVASTVATQVPHAVGAAYSLKMDKKDACSITYFGDGGSSEGDFHAALNFAAVMEAPVIFLCRNNGWAISTPTSDQFRSDGVVVKGQAYGVRSIRVDGNDALAIYNAVQAAREMAISEERPVLIEALTYRVGHHSTSDDSTKYRPANEIEWWRLARDPVARFRKWIERNGWWNDMAESELRNSLRQQLLHSIQVAENIEKPPIEDIFNDVYDVPPSNLREQEQWVKDTIKKHPLDYPENISA
- the LOC112715939 gene encoding 2-oxoisovalerate dehydrogenase subunit alpha 2, mitochondrial isoform X4; the encoded protein is MDSLWPIILSSEEVAVRMYSNMVTLQIMDTIFYEAQRQGRISFYATTIGEEAINIASAAALTRDDVIFPQYREPGPLLWRGFTLQEIAHQCFSNKYDNGKGRQMPIHYGSNKHNYFTVASTVATQVPHAVGAAYSLKMDKKDACSITYFGDGGSSEGDFHAALNFAAVMEAPVIFLCRNNGWAISTPTSDQFRSDGVVVKGQAYGVRSIRVDGNDALAIYNAVQAAREMAISEERPVLIEALTYRVGHHSTSDDSTKYRPANEIEWWRLARDPVARFRKWIERNGWWNDMAESELRNSLRQQLLHSIQVAENIEKPPIEDIFNDVYDVPPSNLREQEQWVKDTIKKHPLDYPENISA